In a genomic window of Gouania willdenowi chromosome 11, fGouWil2.1, whole genome shotgun sequence:
- the fam221a gene encoding protein FAM221A isoform X1, which produces MISISSLKKRLLERPLTSVILLSKVRKIVGEDDGGTLFTPEQYEEYKRKVLPQRVKNRLYVSYGVPGGIDCNLIGPETQCFCTHKFKQHKTEWETVPSVRPLALQCLAKGCRCTGYQYVPKIGSNPVRCRCKHLPQDHYEAAGHLCKMCSSCSGFKSTFTCGCGKPSSVHQTLVETKEEREARGRPVGWGVPYAAMGGLTGFSSLLDGYLALEARDSERGENSGRSTSRTSQTSTKAFSSALSEKRSNKKGNK; this is translated from the exons ATGATTTCGATCTCCTCTTTGAAAAAGCGACTTTTGGAACGCCCCTTGACGTCGGTGATCCTACTCAGTAAAGTCAGAAA GATTGTCGGAGAGGATGATGGAGGAACATTGTTTACCCCGGAGCAGTATGAAGAGTACAAGAGGAAAGTTCTGCCTCAGCGGGTTAAGAACAGGCTCTATGTGAGCTACGGTGTGCCAGGAGGCATTGACTGCAATCTAATCGGCCCTGAGACACAGTGCTTCTGTACACACAA gtttaagcagcataAGACAGAATGGGAAACTGTTCCTTCTGTGAGACCACTAGCTCTACAATGTCTGGCTAAAGGATGCCGCTGCACTGGGTACCAGTATGTTCCTAAGATTGGATCAAACCCTGTTAGGTGTAGGTGTAAACACTTACCTCAGGATCACTATGAAGCTGCTGGGCACTTGTGCAAAATGT GTAGTTCCTGTTCTGGATTTAAAAGCACCTTTACTTGTGGCTGTGGTAAACCCAGTTCAGTCCATCAAACATTG GTTGAGACAAAAGAGGAGAGGGAGGCACGTGGCCGACCTGTAGGCTGGGGTGTTCCTTATGCTGCAATGGGAGGCCTGACTGGGTTTAGCTCTTTGTTAGATGGTTACCTAGCTTTGGAAGCTCGTGACTCAG AAAGAGGTGAAAACAGCGGTCGCTCCACATCAAGGACCAGCCAAACATCTACCAAAGCTTTCAGCTCTGCTCTTTCTGAGAAACGGTCCAACAAAAAGGGAAATAAGTAA
- the ccdc126 gene encoding coiled-coil domain-containing protein 126, whose product MLVALLRKNMSQKLSVLLLMFGLAWGLMLLRYTVQQPRHQSSAELRGEILELSQRYIKVLTEEFQKGAGPPQGTSMAGYADLKRTIAVLLDDILTRLVKLEGKIDLVGNSSSANASHTLGGPLASDPVVLQKASKQESPGSPPGASRLHPHIPRRPRPH is encoded by the exons ATGCTGGTTGCACTGCTTCGTAAGAACATGTCCCAGAAGCTgagtgtgctgctgctgatgttcgGCCTAGCGTGGGGACTCATGCTGCTGCGCTACACCGTACAGCAGCCTCGCCACCAAAGCAGCGCAGAGCTGCGTGGAGAAATACTGGAGCTTAGCCAGCGATATATTAAGGTCCTGACAGAGGAGTTCCAGAAAGGAGCAGGGCCACCACAAGGAACCTCAATGGCTGGATATG CTGACCTGAAGAGGACTATAGCAGTGCTACTGGACGATATTCTAACACGACTGGTCAAGCTTGAGGGGAAAATTGATTTAGTGGGGAATTCCTCGTCTGCAAATGCCTCTCACACATTAGGGGGCCCACTCGCATCTGATCCAGTGGTCCTGCAGAAAGCTAGTAAGCAGGAGAGCCCTGGGAGTCCACCGGGAGCATCCCGCCTTCACCCCCACATCCCCAGGAGGCCGCGACCACATTAG
- the tra2a gene encoding transformer-2 protein homolog alpha has protein sequence MSNTEDEKYKKQGSRSPSKSDHGSPDKSERRSSSQNQSRAAKRSHSRSHSRKSRSRSHSPEHRRRRSQSTPPSSSQRRHKGSGGRDYQKAEGNNHGSNAEEKPNPSPSTCLGVFGLSLYTTERDLREVFNHYGPLASVNVVYDQRTGRSRGFAFVYFEKIEDAKAAMEKANGMELDERRIRVDFSFTKRAHTPTPGIYMGRSTRNNGSWRGNNRRGRGSYHDGGYGRGYDRDYDYDHGYDRGYDHGYDRHDRYSKYDRNDRNDRYDRNDKYDRYDRYDDYDDRYSRRRSPSPYYSRYRSRSRSYTPRRY, from the exons ATGAGTAACACCGAGgatgaaaagtacaaaaaacag GGGTCTCGCTCCCCATCTAAGTCGGATCATGGAAGTCCAGACAAGTCGGAGAGGCGATCCAGTTCCCAGAACCAATCCCGAGCCGCCAAACGTTCGCATTCCAGATCCCACTCCag GAAGTCCCGCTCTCGTTCTCACAGTCCTGAACACCGCCGCAGGAGGAGCCAGAGCACACCACCTTCGTCCAGCCAGCGCCGTCATAAAGGCAGCGGG GGCCGTGATTATCAAAAAGCAGAAGGGAACAATCATGGCAGTAATGCTGAGGAGAAA CCCAACCCAAGCCCCAGCACATGTTTGGGGGTGTTTGGACTGAGCCTGTACACCACCGAGCGTGACCTGAGGGAGGTGTTTAACCACTATGGCCCTTTGGCTTCAGTCAACGTGGTGTACGACCAGCGCACGGGGCGCTCACGTGGCTTTGCCTTTGTTTACTTTGAGAAGATTGAGGATGCCAAAGCG GCAATGGAGAAAGCCAACGGCATGGAGCTGGATGAGAGACGCATCAGAGTAGACTTTTCCTTCACCAAACGTGCTCATACTCCAACACCGGGAATCTACATGGGCCGATCAACTCG CAACAATGGTAGTTGGCGTGGCAACAACAGAAGGGGTCGAGGCTCCTACCACGATGGAGGCTACGGTCGCGGCTACGATCGCGACTATGATTACGACCACGGCTACGACCGCGGTTATGACCACGGCTATGACCGCCATGACAGATACAGCAAATACGACCGAAATGACCGAAACGACAGATACGACCGAAATGACAAATACGACCGGTACGACCGATACGATGATTATGACGATCGCTACAG tcgcAGACGCTCTCCGTCACCGTACTACAGCCGATACAGGTCTCGGTCTCGCTCATACACCCCAC GACGATACTAG
- the fam221a gene encoding protein FAM221A isoform X2, giving the protein MEKIQLSESSFKAVDDYCQYRRIVGEDDGGTLFTPEQYEEYKRKVLPQRVKNRLYVSYGVPGGIDCNLIGPETQCFCTHKFKQHKTEWETVPSVRPLALQCLAKGCRCTGYQYVPKIGSNPVRCRCKHLPQDHYEAAGHLCKMCSSCSGFKSTFTCGCGKPSSVHQTLVETKEEREARGRPVGWGVPYAAMGGLTGFSSLLDGYLALEARDSERGENSGRSTSRTSQTSTKAFSSALSEKRSNKKGNK; this is encoded by the exons ATGGAGAAGATACAGCTGAGTGAGTCCTCTTTCAAAGCAGTAGATGACTACTGCCAGTACAGGAG GATTGTCGGAGAGGATGATGGAGGAACATTGTTTACCCCGGAGCAGTATGAAGAGTACAAGAGGAAAGTTCTGCCTCAGCGGGTTAAGAACAGGCTCTATGTGAGCTACGGTGTGCCAGGAGGCATTGACTGCAATCTAATCGGCCCTGAGACACAGTGCTTCTGTACACACAA gtttaagcagcataAGACAGAATGGGAAACTGTTCCTTCTGTGAGACCACTAGCTCTACAATGTCTGGCTAAAGGATGCCGCTGCACTGGGTACCAGTATGTTCCTAAGATTGGATCAAACCCTGTTAGGTGTAGGTGTAAACACTTACCTCAGGATCACTATGAAGCTGCTGGGCACTTGTGCAAAATGT GTAGTTCCTGTTCTGGATTTAAAAGCACCTTTACTTGTGGCTGTGGTAAACCCAGTTCAGTCCATCAAACATTG GTTGAGACAAAAGAGGAGAGGGAGGCACGTGGCCGACCTGTAGGCTGGGGTGTTCCTTATGCTGCAATGGGAGGCCTGACTGGGTTTAGCTCTTTGTTAGATGGTTACCTAGCTTTGGAAGCTCGTGACTCAG AAAGAGGTGAAAACAGCGGTCGCTCCACATCAAGGACCAGCCAAACATCTACCAAAGCTTTCAGCTCTGCTCTTTCTGAGAAACGGTCCAACAAAAAGGGAAATAAGTAA